In Cellvibrio polysaccharolyticus, a genomic segment contains:
- a CDS encoding flagellar assembly protein FliH — protein MQYTHQPNRIAAEDLKEVSTWKLPEIDDRGVVVSSAEKEERERQEALRRQEQEKIEDVEMTEAELPQGGMTAQDMQEIFDAAEKDGFAQGHQQGVSQGHQEGYEAGRQQGLMEMRQQLVMEQQRFHGIAQALLTPLAEQDQDIEKLLVDIVSTLTTSVVQRELATDSSHIVSLVQQAIDVLPAGSKNLRILLSADDLQTLQDYTDQHQLDWKPIADARVQSGGCIVETLESRVDFTVAQRLAVVLEQFRTKQLGSSDAESSAEQPLENPADIAPTTVLKSTPAIDPHAVPNE, from the coding sequence ATGCAATACACCCACCAGCCGAACCGTATCGCTGCTGAAGACCTGAAAGAGGTCTCGACCTGGAAATTACCGGAGATTGATGACCGGGGTGTCGTGGTTTCTTCTGCTGAAAAAGAAGAGCGCGAGCGGCAGGAAGCACTGCGCCGCCAGGAGCAGGAAAAAATCGAAGACGTTGAAATGACCGAAGCCGAACTGCCACAAGGGGGTATGACGGCGCAGGACATGCAGGAAATTTTCGACGCCGCCGAAAAAGACGGTTTTGCGCAAGGGCACCAGCAAGGCGTTAGCCAGGGGCATCAGGAAGGCTACGAAGCCGGACGGCAGCAGGGCCTTATGGAGATGCGCCAGCAGCTGGTCATGGAGCAACAGCGGTTTCACGGCATTGCCCAGGCATTGCTGACACCGCTGGCAGAGCAGGATCAGGATATCGAGAAGTTGCTGGTAGATATCGTCAGCACGCTCACCACCAGTGTGGTGCAGCGGGAACTCGCTACCGACAGTTCTCATATCGTTTCGTTAGTGCAGCAGGCTATTGATGTGCTGCCGGCGGGCAGTAAAAACCTGCGTATTTTGTTAAGCGCGGATGATCTGCAAACCCTGCAGGACTACACCGACCAGCACCAGCTGGATTGGAAGCCGATTGCCGATGCCCGTGTGCAAAGCGGCGGCTGTATTGTTGAAACCCTCGAAAGCCGGGTCGATTTTACGGTGGCGCAGCGCCTGGCTGTAGTACTGGAGCAATTCCGTACCAAGCAGCTCGGCTCCAGTGATGCGGAGAGCAGCGCTGAACAGCCCCTTGAAAACCCCGCCGACATTGCCCCCACAACGGTATTGAAAAGCACACCTGCGATTGACCCCCACGCGGTGCCGAATGAATAA
- the fliF gene encoding flagellar basal-body MS-ring/collar protein FliF codes for MASESGGVERSSRGKPGAGLIEGFSNLNIVRQAGLMIGLAASVAIGVAVAVWTMGGNTSEDYRPLFGRMDNLDTTTVMDVLDQQRIKYRMDPNTGIILVNGNDVHMARLKLAEVGLPGETSTGFELMDKEQPLGTSQFVENTRYHRSLEGELARTITSITSIRSARVHLALPKRSVFVRDARKPTASVFVEVFAGRSVDPLHVKAITNLVASSIPDLQPADVTVVDQRGNLLSTGEENHELLLAGKQHEYARTVEDGLIKRVNGILAPVLGGENFRAEISADIDFTAVEQAAETFNPDLPAIRSEQVLNEQRSNDAAVGIPGALTNQPPGTTTQVPEQIDPETGLPTGQTAPKNTREQATRNFELDRTISYTRHQQGTLKRLTVAVVVDDKLVRNAEGVEVYQPWSDNELERLAILVRDAVGFSAARGDSVNVLNSPFQNRQETWVADVVPWWETWLIPNLKYIVGLIIILALIFGLLLPVARSLSKSAEEDPDDEDARQLAALEAAGIGYDGLSEETVTLTGASALMLPGPEESYEQQLNAIKGLIADDPGRVAQVVKSWINREE; via the coding sequence ATGGCAAGCGAATCCGGCGGCGTAGAGCGATCTTCGCGCGGCAAACCGGGTGCCGGTTTGATTGAAGGGTTCAGCAACCTCAATATTGTTCGCCAGGCCGGCCTGATGATTGGCCTTGCGGCCAGCGTTGCCATCGGTGTGGCGGTTGCGGTGTGGACCATGGGTGGCAACACCAGTGAAGACTACCGCCCGCTGTTTGGCCGCATGGATAACCTGGACACCACCACGGTGATGGATGTGCTGGATCAACAGCGAATCAAATACCGCATGGACCCTAATACCGGCATCATTCTGGTTAATGGTAATGATGTGCATATGGCGCGCTTGAAACTGGCAGAAGTCGGTTTGCCTGGAGAAACATCCACCGGCTTTGAATTGATGGATAAAGAGCAGCCGCTCGGTACCAGTCAGTTTGTTGAAAATACCCGCTACCATCGCAGCCTCGAAGGTGAACTGGCGCGAACCATCACCAGCATTACCAGTATTCGTTCTGCGCGTGTGCATTTGGCGTTGCCAAAGCGTTCGGTATTCGTGCGTGATGCCCGCAAGCCAACGGCTTCGGTATTTGTAGAAGTGTTTGCCGGTCGCAGTGTTGACCCCTTGCATGTAAAAGCCATCACTAACCTGGTGGCATCCAGCATCCCGGATTTGCAGCCGGCGGATGTTACCGTGGTCGATCAGCGCGGCAATTTGCTGTCTACGGGTGAAGAAAATCATGAATTATTATTGGCCGGTAAACAGCATGAATATGCCCGCACTGTAGAAGACGGCTTGATCAAACGCGTTAATGGAATTCTTGCGCCGGTGCTGGGCGGTGAAAATTTTCGGGCGGAAATCAGTGCCGATATTGACTTCACCGCCGTAGAACAGGCGGCCGAAACCTTTAACCCGGACTTGCCAGCGATTCGTAGTGAGCAGGTGCTGAACGAACAGCGCTCCAACGATGCAGCGGTAGGTATCCCTGGCGCTTTGACCAACCAGCCTCCAGGAACCACCACTCAGGTACCGGAGCAAATTGATCCGGAAACCGGTTTACCAACCGGGCAAACCGCGCCGAAAAATACCCGCGAGCAGGCAACCCGTAATTTCGAGCTGGACCGTACCATCAGTTACACCCGCCATCAGCAAGGCACTCTCAAACGCCTGACCGTTGCCGTGGTGGTAGATGACAAGCTGGTGCGCAACGCTGAAGGTGTGGAAGTTTATCAACCCTGGAGTGACAACGAGCTGGAGCGTTTGGCGATTCTGGTACGCGATGCGGTAGGTTTTTCGGCGGCGCGTGGCGACAGCGTCAATGTTTTGAACTCGCCCTTTCAAAATCGTCAGGAAACCTGGGTGGCTGACGTAGTGCCCTGGTGGGAAACCTGGTTAATTCCCAACCTGAAATACATTGTCGGTTTAATTATTATCCTCGCGCTGATTTTCGGTTTGCTGTTGCCGGTGGCTCGCAGCCTGTCAAAATCCGCCGAAGAAGACCCGGATGATGAAGATGCACGCCAATTGGCTGCACTGGAAGCGGCCGGTATCGGTTACGATGGCCTCTCTGAAGAAACCGTTACACTGACCGGCGCCAGCGCCTTGATGTTGCCAGGCCCGGAAGAAAGTTACGAACAACAATTGAACGCCATCAAAGGGTTGATTGCCGATGATCCGGGCCGTGTGGCCCAGGTGGTAAAAAGCTGGATAAACAGAGAAGAGTAA
- the fliG gene encoding flagellar motor switch protein FliG yields the protein MAENKPAEKPATKMRAVDQAAILLMSLGESDAAEVLKHMGPKEVQRIGAAMTQLSNVQQQDVQQVMTNFLEEVRTLTGLGVGADNYIRRMLVTALGEDKANGLIDRILLGGNTTGLDTLKWMEARSVADLIRNEHPQIQAIVIAYLDSDQSAEILSFFPEKVRLDIVMRVASLDTVHPGALQELNAILEKQFSGNAASQTKTMGGYKVAAEIMNNLDGSIETSLMEAIRNVDEDMGNQIQDLMFVFDNLKDIDDRGIQALLREVSSDVLIVALKGADTDLQEKIFKNMSKRAGELLRDDLEAKPPVRLSEVETAQREILMIARRMADSGEIILGGSGEKML from the coding sequence GTGGCTGAGAACAAACCTGCTGAAAAACCTGCAACCAAAATGCGTGCCGTCGATCAGGCCGCTATTTTGCTGATGTCGCTCGGTGAAAGTGATGCCGCCGAAGTGTTGAAACACATGGGGCCAAAAGAAGTGCAGCGTATTGGCGCCGCCATGACGCAACTGTCCAATGTGCAACAACAGGATGTGCAACAGGTGATGACCAACTTCCTGGAAGAGGTAAGAACCCTTACCGGGCTGGGCGTTGGCGCCGACAATTACATTCGCCGTATGCTGGTCACCGCGCTGGGTGAAGACAAGGCCAATGGCCTGATTGATCGTATTTTGCTGGGTGGCAACACCACCGGCCTCGATACCTTGAAATGGATGGAAGCCCGTTCCGTGGCTGACCTGATTCGCAACGAGCACCCGCAGATTCAGGCGATTGTAATTGCCTATCTCGACTCCGACCAATCGGCAGAAATTCTCAGCTTTTTCCCGGAAAAAGTGCGTCTGGATATCGTGATGCGAGTTGCCTCGCTAGACACCGTACACCCGGGCGCGCTGCAGGAACTGAATGCCATTCTTGAGAAACAATTCTCCGGTAACGCCGCCTCGCAAACCAAAACCATGGGTGGTTACAAGGTGGCGGCAGAAATTATGAACAATCTGGATGGCTCTATTGAAACCAGTTTGATGGAAGCGATTCGCAATGTAGACGAAGACATGGGCAATCAGATTCAGGATCTGATGTTCGTGTTCGACAACCTCAAGGACATCGACGACCGGGGTATTCAGGCGCTGTTGCGCGAAGTGTCTTCCGATGTATTGATCGTGGCATTGAAAGGTGCCGATACCGACCTGCAAGAGAAAATTTTCAAAAACATGTCCAAACGCGCTGGCGAATTGCTGCGTGATGACCTCGAAGCCAAGCCGCCTGTGCGTCTTTCCGAGGTTGAAACGGCGCAGCGGGAAATCCTGATGATTGCCCGCCGTATGGCTGACTCCGGCGAAATTATTCTCGGCGGCAGTGGCGAAAAAATGCTGTAA